In Streptomyces sp. NBC_00341, the DNA window TCACGCACGCCTCGCCGCCCACGGGTCGGTCTCCACCCACCTGTCGCTGCTGAGCGACCACCGGCTCCGCGAGGTGGTCCGCGCGGCCACGCCGGCCGGGGCCGGCATCGGCGGCAGGTCTGCGGAGCTGGACGTGTGCGGGAGACGGGTCTTCGTCAAACGGGTGCCTCTGACAGACCTCGAACTGCGGCCGGAGAACGTGCGGTCGACCGCCAACCTCTTCGGGCTGCCGGTGTTCTACCAGTACGGGATCGGCTCGGCCGGATTCGGCGCCTGGCGGGAACTGGCCGCACACATCGTCACCACCAACTGGGTTCTCGCCGACGCCTGTCCGGACTTTCCGCTGATGTACCACTGGCGCGTCCTGCCGGACTCGGCCCCGCAGGACTTCATGGACGAGTTCGGGGGCATCGACGGGGCGGTCGCCCACTGGGAGGGCTCCTCGGCCGTACGCGACCGGCTGGAGGCCATTGCCGGCTCCTCGGCCAGTCTGGTGCTCTTCCTGGAGCACGTGCCGCAGACCCTCGGGGCCTGGCTGGGCGAGCGCCGCGCGGCGGCCCGGGAGGGCGGGGAGAGCCCGCCGTTCGAGTGGCTGGACGAGACCCTGGCCCGAGGGGCGGACTTCATGAGTTCCCACGGGTTCGTGCACTTCGACGCCCACTTCGGCAACATCCTGACCGACGGCCATTCGATCCGCTTCGCGGACTTCGGCCTCGCTCTCAGCACCGGGTTCGAACTCTCGCCGGACGAGTCCGCGTTCCTGGCCGGGCACCTCGCCTACGACCGCCACTACGTCGCCGGGCACCTGATCCGCCACCATCTGTTTGACGAGGTGTGCGACGCCGGTTTCCTGCGTCGCTGGATCGCGGGCGACCGTCCCGAGGGCGTACCGCCCGGGGCCGCCGCGGTCCTCGACCGGCACGCGGCGGCCGCCGTGGTCCTGGACGGCTTCCACCGCCGCCTGCTCGGAGAGAGCAGGCGGACGCCCTACCCGGCGGCCGGGATCGAGCGGGCGGAGGCGGGCCGCCCGAGCGTCCGCGCGTAGGCGATGCGGGTGAGCCGGCCGAGGCCGGCGGTGAAGAGCGGTGGCCATACGACCGGCCCGACGGAGTAGCCGGCCAGCACGACGAGCGGTATCCACCAGCTGTTCACGATGCGGTGGGCCAGGCCGGGCGGGCGGATGCCGACGAGTCGCGCCAGGTCGGGCAGCACGAAGGAGACCAGCGCCGCGACCGTGGTGGGCACGCCGTACTTCTGACTCTCGAAGACGGCGAACGCGGCCAGCAGCGACGTGAGAACGCCCCATGCGGCTCGCACGATCCAACTGCCTCTGTCCGCATCGGAGTTGCCCAAGGGTGCGGTGGCGTCCGGGGGTTCGGTGGTCACGCGTGGAGCGTACCGACGGCAACGCGTCGGCACGCGCCTTTTCCGGGCGCGCCAACAGGCCCGCACCGGGGGCCGGGACGCGCCGGACGTCCCCGGAGGGTTCGAAATCGTGTTCGCCCGCATGACGTAACTTGGGCGCCATGACCACGCCGCCGCCGCAGCCGCCGCAGGGTCCGTACGGAGCACCGCAGGGCCCGTACGGACCGCCGCCGCAGCCCCCGCAGAGCAACCCGTACGGCCCGCAGGCCCCGTACGCCCCGCAGACTCCGTACGCCCCGTACGGGCAGCAGGCCCCGTACGGCCCGCAGTCCGCCCCGGGCCCGCAGCCCTTCGGGTATCCGCAGGGGCCGCCGCAGCCGTTCGGCTTCCCGCAGGGGCCGCCGCCTCGGAAGAACCGGACCGGGCTGATCGTGGGGATAACCGTCGGCGCGCTGGTGGTGGCCGGGGGCATCGTGTTCGGGGTCGCCACGCTGGCCGACGTCGGGGAGTCCGTGGCCGGGCGGGGGTTCCCGGCGGCCGAGTACGAACTGACCGCGCCCAAGAAGCTGCTGGACGGCGAGTACACCCTGCTCAAGGACTCCTCCTCGACCGACGGCCGGGAGATCGAGGAGGCCGACGATCCGAGCATCCGCGACGCCAAGGCCGTCGTCACGCAGTACACCTCGTCCGCCGGCGGCACCCTGGTCGTCTCCGGACTGTGGGGACGGATCAAGGGACCGGAGTTCACCCGGGACAAGATCCTGGAGGGGGCCACCCAGACCGACGGCATGACCATCGCCGTCCCCGCCAGGGAGTTCACCCCCGAGGGCTACGGCATCACCGTGTCCTGCCAGGTCGTGCGGTCGGAGCAGGGCGGGATCACCAGCACCCTCCCCATGTGCGCCTGGGGCGACGGGAACACGGCGGCCTTCGTCGCCGTCGTCACGCCCGAATCCGCGAGCCAGGCCCCCGAGAAGGCCGACCTCGAAAAGGCCGCGCTGGACACCGCCAAGGTCAGGGCCGAGTCGCGCAAACCGATCGGCGCCGCACAGGCCGGCTGACCGGCTCACCGCGCCACGTGTGCAGTCCGTCAGTCCGCCAGCGCCGCCTCCATGACGGAACGGGCGATCGGCGCGGCGCTGCCGCCGCCGCTGATGTCGGCCCGGTCGGCGGCGGCGTCCTCGACGACCACGGCGACCGCGACGGCGGGCCGGGCGGAGTCCTCCGCCTGTGCCCAGGAGATGAACCAGGCGTACGGGGTGCCCGTGTTGTCGACGCCGTGCTGGGCCGTTCCGGTCTTGCCGCCGACGGTCGCCCCGTTGATGGCCGCGTTGCCCCCGGTGCCGTCCCGCACCACGTCGATCATCATCCGCCGGAGCTCCGAAGCCGTCTGCGGATTCATCGCCCGGTGGTAGGTGCGCGATCCCGTGGTGCGGACGGTGGAGCCGCTGTGCGTGGTCGTACGGTCCACCAGGTGCGGGTACATGAGCTCGCCGCCGTTCGCCACGGCCGAGGCCACCATCGCCATCTGGAGCGGGGTCGCCGTCGTGTCGAACTGGCCGATCGAGGACAGGGCCAGCTGGTCGTCGCTCATGTCGGTGTCGAAGTTGCTCTTCGCCACCCCGGACGGGATCTGCAGCCCGGTGTCGTTGAAGCCGAACTTCCCGGCCGCCTCCACCATGCCGTCCAGCCCGACCCGCACCCCGAGCCGGGCCATCACGGTGTTGCAGGAGACCCGGATCGCCTCGGCCAGGGACGCGTCCTCGCAGCCGCTCGCCTCGTCGGGCAGCGGCGTCGAGGTGTTCGGCAGGACGTAGGGGGAGGGGGTGTCGGTGGCGGCGTCCGGGTCTGTGACGACCTCGGCGTCCAGCGCCGCCGCCGCCGTCACGATCTTGAAGGTGGAGCCGGGCGGATAGGTCTGCCGGATGGCCCGGTTGAGCATCGGCTGACTGGTGTCCGCGTTGAGCTCCCGCCAGGCGTCGGTGACGGACGAACCGGTGCCGGAGAGCCGCCCGGGGTCGTACGAGGGCGTCGAGACCAGGGCCAGGATCTTGCCGGTCGTCGGCTCGACGGCCGCGACGGCGCCCCGCCGGCCGCCGAGCCCCTCGTAGGCGGCGCGCTGCATGGAGTCCTTGACCGTGGTGGCGACGTCACCACCGGGCTGCCGGCTGCGGGTTACCTCGTTCCAGAAGGGGAGCGGGGCGAGCATCGGATCGGCGCCGGACAGGATGTCGTCCTCGGCGTTCTCGATCAGGGTGGTGCCGTACGTCTGCGAGGCGTATCCGGTCACCGGGGCGTACAGCGGGCCGCGGCG includes these proteins:
- a CDS encoding penicillin-binding protein 2 — encoded protein: MIRYIRRAAAFCLLLLVALLLNAARVQVFEAPSLDDNAANRRNTIDRYDQPRGNILADGKPVTGSKDTGEQLAYERTYRRGPLYAPVTGYASQTYGTTLIENAEDDILSGADPMLAPLPFWNEVTRSRQPGGDVATTVKDSMQRAAYEGLGGRRGAVAAVEPTTGKILALVSTPSYDPGRLSGTGSSVTDAWRELNADTSQPMLNRAIRQTYPPGSTFKIVTAAAALDAEVVTDPDAATDTPSPYVLPNTSTPLPDEASGCEDASLAEAIRVSCNTVMARLGVRVGLDGMVEAAGKFGFNDTGLQIPSGVAKSNFDTDMSDDQLALSSIGQFDTTATPLQMAMVASAVANGGELMYPHLVDRTTTHSGSTVRTTGSRTYHRAMNPQTASELRRMMIDVVRDGTGGNAAINGATVGGKTGTAQHGVDNTGTPYAWFISWAQAEDSARPAVAVAVVVEDAAADRADISGGGSAAPIARSVMEAALAD
- a CDS encoding protein kinase family protein; translation: MPRSDDSAGSAGPAPGRDHHARLAAHGSVSTHLSLLSDHRLREVVRAATPAGAGIGGRSAELDVCGRRVFVKRVPLTDLELRPENVRSTANLFGLPVFYQYGIGSAGFGAWRELAAHIVTTNWVLADACPDFPLMYHWRVLPDSAPQDFMDEFGGIDGAVAHWEGSSAVRDRLEAIAGSSASLVLFLEHVPQTLGAWLGERRAAAREGGESPPFEWLDETLARGADFMSSHGFVHFDAHFGNILTDGHSIRFADFGLALSTGFELSPDESAFLAGHLAYDRHYVAGHLIRHHLFDEVCDAGFLRRWIAGDRPEGVPPGAAAVLDRHAAAAVVLDGFHRRLLGESRRTPYPAAGIERAEAGRPSVRA